From a single Alloactinosynnema sp. L-07 genomic region:
- a CDS encoding aldehyde dehydrogenase — protein MRTTNLYIDGEWGAGAAGPLTTADPATGAPLAACATAGPADVDAAVAAARAALAGWAATPPADRARILWRIADLIDANAEELALTETLDQGQPLSVSRAVSVPGAAAHFRYFAGWCDKIDGAARTVSFPDTLQYDRRVPVGVCALIAPWNFPLMIMAWKLAPALACGNTAVIKPAEQTPLTTVRLVELCAEAGVPRGVVNLLTGGPETGAAMVAHPGVDKVSFTGSTSVGARIAAVASLKRVTLELGGKTPVVVAADADIDAAVAGTVAGGLLNSGQVCAAYARVYVDRARRDEFATKLAAAVATLRLGAGTDPEVDLGPLVSQEHRARVDAHVRRAVTEGAVLVTGGSAPAGPGCFYRPTVFAGVSEEMAVARDEVFGPVVAVLDYDDEDELLTRVNASPYGLAAAVWSDDLRTAHRLADGIRAGAVFVNMPCVPDPAAPWGGFGASGVGREMGPYAIDAYTEVKGVWVNLGGGR, from the coding sequence ATGCGCACCACGAACCTCTACATCGACGGCGAGTGGGGAGCCGGGGCCGCCGGTCCGCTCACCACCGCCGACCCAGCCACCGGCGCCCCGCTGGCCGCCTGCGCCACCGCGGGCCCGGCCGACGTCGACGCCGCCGTCGCCGCGGCCCGCGCCGCCCTGGCGGGCTGGGCGGCCACCCCGCCCGCCGACCGGGCCCGGATCCTGTGGCGGATCGCCGACCTGATCGACGCCAACGCCGAGGAGCTCGCGCTCACCGAGACCCTCGACCAGGGCCAGCCGCTGTCGGTCTCGCGTGCGGTGAGCGTCCCGGGGGCGGCGGCGCACTTCCGCTACTTCGCGGGCTGGTGCGACAAGATCGACGGCGCCGCCCGGACGGTGTCTTTCCCGGACACCCTCCAGTACGACCGCCGGGTGCCGGTCGGGGTCTGCGCGCTCATCGCGCCGTGGAACTTCCCGCTGATGATCATGGCGTGGAAGCTGGCGCCCGCGCTGGCGTGCGGGAACACGGCGGTGATCAAGCCCGCCGAGCAGACGCCGCTGACCACCGTGCGGCTGGTGGAACTGTGCGCCGAGGCCGGGGTCCCGCGCGGTGTGGTGAACCTGCTGACCGGCGGCCCGGAGACCGGCGCGGCGATGGTCGCGCACCCTGGCGTGGACAAGGTGTCGTTCACCGGCTCGACGTCGGTGGGCGCGCGGATCGCCGCCGTCGCGAGCCTGAAGCGGGTGACGCTGGAACTCGGCGGGAAGACGCCAGTCGTGGTGGCCGCCGACGCCGACATCGACGCCGCCGTCGCGGGCACCGTGGCGGGCGGGCTGCTCAACTCCGGCCAGGTCTGCGCCGCCTACGCCCGCGTGTACGTCGACCGGGCCCGGCGCGACGAGTTCGCCACGAAGCTGGCCGCCGCCGTGGCCACGCTGCGCCTCGGCGCGGGGACCGACCCGGAGGTCGACCTCGGCCCGCTGGTCAGTCAGGAGCACCGGGCCCGAGTGGACGCGCACGTGCGGCGGGCCGTCACCGAGGGCGCCGTCCTGGTCACCGGCGGATCCGCGCCGGCCGGCCCCGGCTGCTTCTACCGGCCGACGGTCTTCGCCGGGGTGTCGGAAGAGATGGCAGTCGCCCGGGACGAGGTGTTCGGCCCGGTCGTCGCCGTACTGGACTACGACGACGAGGACGAGTTGCTCACCCGTGTCAACGCCTCCCCGTACGGCCTCGCCGCCGCGGTGTGGAGCGACGACCTGCGCACCGCCCACCGGCTGGCCGACGGCATCCGCGCGGGCGCGGTGTTCGTCAACATGCCGTGCGTCCCGGACCCGGCGGCCCCGTGGGGCGGCTTCGGCGCGAGCGGCGTCGGCCGGGAGATGGGGCCGTACGCGATCGACGCGTACACCGAGGTCAAGGGCGTCTGGGTGAACCTGGGCGGCGGCCGGTGA
- a CDS encoding aldehyde dehydrogenase family protein — MTPFWVAGRPCDGPTAVEVRGPWDGGLAGVTSYASAAQVEGAVAAAWESRHLDVPAHVRADALDHVSRSLTTRAEEVAALVTAESGKPITWAMAEVARAAATFRWGAEEARRFSGSMQRLDTDAASTGRVALIRRVPRGPVLGITPFNFPVNLVAHKLAPAIAVGAPVIIKPAPATPLSALLLGSLLAETDLPGGLWSILPVPNESAPALAADVRLPLVSFTGSDSVGHAIRDANPAKHIVLELGGNAAVIVCPDWTDLDHAADRIARFGTYQAGQSCVSVQRVYAHRSVYALLRSLLADRLAALPVGDPRSAATHVGPLIDTAAADRITGWIDAAVAAGATLVTGGGRDGTTVAPTLLTDVPPTCALVTEEAFGPVLVLTPYDTFDEAVTLVNASRYGLQAGVFTHDMRVVAASADLEVGGVVIGDVPTYRADQMPYGGVKDSGTGREGVAAAMDDLTEPRVTVLTGWRL; from the coding sequence GTGACGCCGTTCTGGGTGGCAGGCCGTCCGTGCGACGGGCCGACCGCCGTCGAGGTCCGCGGTCCGTGGGACGGCGGCCTCGCCGGGGTGACGTCGTACGCGAGCGCCGCGCAGGTGGAGGGCGCCGTGGCCGCGGCATGGGAGTCGCGGCACCTCGACGTGCCCGCCCACGTCCGCGCGGACGCCCTCGACCACGTGTCGCGTTCCCTGACCACCCGGGCGGAGGAGGTCGCGGCGCTGGTCACCGCCGAGTCCGGCAAGCCGATCACCTGGGCCATGGCGGAGGTCGCCCGCGCCGCGGCGACCTTCCGCTGGGGGGCGGAGGAGGCCAGGCGCTTCTCCGGCTCCATGCAGCGGCTCGACACCGACGCGGCCTCCACGGGCCGGGTGGCCCTGATCCGGCGGGTGCCCCGGGGCCCGGTTCTGGGCATCACGCCGTTCAACTTCCCGGTCAACCTGGTCGCGCACAAGCTCGCGCCCGCCATCGCGGTGGGCGCCCCGGTGATCATCAAGCCCGCGCCCGCCACTCCACTGTCGGCGCTGTTGCTGGGGTCGCTGCTGGCCGAGACGGATCTGCCCGGCGGCCTGTGGTCGATCCTGCCGGTGCCGAACGAGTCGGCGCCCGCGCTGGCCGCCGACGTCCGGCTGCCGCTGGTGTCGTTCACCGGCAGCGACAGCGTCGGCCACGCCATCCGCGATGCCAACCCCGCCAAGCACATCGTGCTGGAGCTGGGCGGCAACGCGGCGGTGATCGTCTGTCCCGATTGGACGGACTTGGACCACGCCGCCGACCGGATCGCGCGGTTCGGGACCTACCAGGCGGGCCAGTCGTGCGTGTCGGTGCAGCGGGTGTACGCCCACCGCTCGGTGTACGCGCTGCTGCGCTCCCTGCTGGCCGACCGCCTCGCGGCCCTGCCGGTCGGCGATCCCCGCTCGGCCGCGACCCACGTGGGCCCGCTCATCGACACCGCCGCCGCCGACCGGATCACCGGGTGGATCGATGCCGCGGTGGCCGCGGGTGCGACCCTCGTGACCGGCGGCGGCCGGGACGGCACCACCGTGGCCCCGACCTTGCTCACCGACGTCCCACCGACGTGCGCCTTGGTGACCGAGGAGGCCTTCGGCCCCGTCCTGGTCCTCACCCCGTACGACACCTTCGACGAAGCGGTGACCCTGGTCAACGCGTCCCGCTACGGCCTGCAGGCGGGCGTCTTCACCCACGACATGCGCGTCGTGGCGGCCAGCGCGGACCTGGAGGTCGGCGGGGTGGTCATCGGCGACGTGCCGACGTACCGGGCCGACCAGATGCCGTACGGCGGCGTGAAGGACTCGGGGACCGGCCGCGAGGGGGTCGCGGCGGCGATGGACGACCTGACCGAGCCCCGGGTCACGGTCTTGACCGGCTGGCGACTCTAG
- a CDS encoding response regulator transcription factor: protein MDDKLLAEAVRIGAALGTAGTVEWDQVLHLLRRALPGACATQLTGWDPVDRRFHVITEDGYSRAVSTELAYELPRTRWGTQLFESPTPLLMDDMPHNFRDSPHYQNRLAPAGFEDGLSAALSSPAGTVVGVLHMNAPVRHAFDETTRSFVASVGAAMARRVDPLHCPRLDAWFGPEWAASWLVPSVSYVPGRQPSPVADDPALLALADAFARLRADTLPFLWQSADGWHRSRFLRVTKGPHVGVVIATTPFANTLGLTARELDVATGLVAGLSNQAIAEILVVSRRTVETYVERLLTKLDCQTRGETAGVAARAGLIRPTDPTGIGALARLTRGTDPDWG, encoded by the coding sequence ATGGACGACAAGCTGCTCGCCGAAGCGGTGCGTATCGGCGCCGCGCTCGGCACCGCGGGCACGGTCGAGTGGGACCAGGTCCTGCACCTGCTGCGCCGCGCCCTCCCCGGCGCCTGTGCCACCCAGCTGACCGGGTGGGACCCGGTCGACCGCCGGTTCCACGTCATCACCGAGGACGGCTACAGCCGGGCCGTCAGCACCGAGCTGGCCTACGAGCTGCCCCGCACCCGGTGGGGCACCCAGCTGTTCGAGTCGCCGACCCCGCTGCTCATGGACGACATGCCGCACAACTTCCGGGACTCGCCGCACTACCAGAACCGGCTGGCCCCCGCCGGGTTCGAGGACGGCCTTTCCGCCGCCCTGAGCTCCCCGGCGGGGACCGTCGTCGGCGTCCTGCACATGAACGCCCCCGTCCGCCACGCCTTCGACGAGACCACCCGCTCGTTCGTCGCCTCCGTCGGCGCCGCCATGGCCCGCCGCGTCGACCCGCTGCACTGCCCGCGTCTGGACGCCTGGTTCGGCCCGGAGTGGGCGGCGAGCTGGCTGGTCCCGTCGGTGTCCTATGTGCCCGGCAGGCAGCCATCGCCGGTGGCCGACGACCCGGCCCTGCTGGCCCTGGCCGACGCCTTCGCCCGCCTGCGCGCGGACACGCTGCCCTTCCTGTGGCAATCCGCGGACGGCTGGCACCGCAGCCGCTTCCTGCGCGTCACCAAGGGGCCGCACGTCGGTGTCGTCATCGCCACCACCCCGTTCGCCAACACCCTGGGGCTGACCGCGCGGGAACTGGACGTGGCCACGGGCCTGGTCGCGGGCCTGAGCAACCAGGCCATCGCCGAGATCCTGGTCGTCTCCCGCCGCACCGTGGAAACCTACGTCGAACGCCTGCTGACCAAACTGGACTGCCAGACCCGCGGCGAGACCGCGGGCGTGGCCGCCCGCGCGGGTCTCATCCGCCCCACCGATCCCACGGGCATCGGCGCGCTCGCGCGCCTCACCCGGGGAACGGACCCGGACTGGGGCTAG
- a CDS encoding aldo/keto reductase: MTIPKRRIGRTGPEVSVLSLGSWHIYDRMPFHDAVDMVRHAVDSGIDFFDVGYYGGFSIDGKPVPESYTDVLFGRITQAAGLSRDDYQLSAKLWINYFPGQSMGDQLDRLLFRVGVDHADYAVLGDLFGLEPDMRLLTAQLGELVAAGKLGGWGVNNWSVDHIRAAHQAAEEQGVPGPTMAQLKYSVVRRSIPDGEPFRTLIDDIGITIEASDVLEGGILAGNLTPERMIGKDPGGIRERIVAAAGRLGELAEGFAATPAQVAIAFCLADPATTTVLFGTSRVAQLTENLAAVALAEKHGAEIRDAVADLWLDQGIVDPTGH, translated from the coding sequence ATGACCATCCCGAAGCGCCGCATCGGCCGCACCGGCCCCGAGGTGTCCGTGCTCTCCCTCGGCTCGTGGCACATCTACGACCGCATGCCCTTCCACGACGCCGTCGACATGGTCCGGCACGCGGTGGACTCCGGCATCGACTTCTTCGATGTCGGCTACTACGGCGGCTTCTCGATCGACGGCAAGCCGGTCCCCGAGTCCTACACCGACGTGCTGTTCGGGCGCATCACCCAGGCGGCGGGCCTGAGTCGGGACGACTACCAGCTGTCGGCCAAGCTGTGGATCAACTACTTCCCCGGCCAGTCCATGGGTGATCAGCTCGACCGCCTGCTCTTCCGCGTCGGCGTCGACCACGCCGACTACGCCGTCCTGGGCGACCTGTTCGGCCTGGAGCCGGACATGCGCCTGCTCACCGCGCAGCTGGGCGAGCTGGTGGCGGCCGGGAAGCTCGGCGGCTGGGGCGTCAACAACTGGTCGGTCGACCACATCCGCGCCGCTCACCAGGCGGCCGAGGAGCAGGGCGTGCCGGGTCCGACGATGGCGCAGCTGAAGTACAGCGTCGTGCGCCGCTCCATCCCGGACGGCGAGCCCTTCCGCACGCTGATCGACGACATCGGCATCACCATCGAGGCCTCCGACGTGCTGGAGGGCGGCATCCTCGCGGGCAACCTCACCCCCGAGCGAATGATCGGCAAGGACCCTGGCGGCATCCGCGAGCGGATCGTCGCGGCGGCGGGCAGACTCGGTGAGCTGGCCGAGGGCTTCGCCGCGACGCCCGCCCAGGTCGCCATCGCGTTCTGCCTCGCCGACCCGGCCACGACGACCGTCCTGTTCGGCACGAGCCGCGTCGCGCAGCTCACCGAGAACCTGGCCGCGGTGGCCCTGGCCGAGAAGCACGGCGCCGAGATCCGCGACGCCGTCGCGGACCTGTGGCTCGACCAGGGGATCGTCGACCCGACCGGCCACTGA
- a CDS encoding alpha/beta hydrolase codes for MPLHPEVQAVIDATAVAGGLVPQTLSATEMRASFAANWQPSPNLRPVGSVEDTATDGRVPVRVYRPQGDGPFPVLVWFHGGGWVIGSLDENEATCRVLCASVGAVVVSVDYRLAPEHRFPAAAEDAYAALVWAAGLDGVDGSRVAVAGESAGGNLAAVASLISRDRGGPAIALQVLAAPVTAPPGDRPSYVDFATGHFLDRASMEWFFEQYPAAPADLESPYLSPLLAPDLSGLPPALVMTAEFDVLRDEGEQYAHRLLDAGVPVELVRYDGQIHGFFALLVDQLSISSTAHERAAAALRRAFAGKATA; via the coding sequence ATGCCCTTGCACCCGGAAGTACAGGCGGTGATCGACGCGACGGCGGTGGCGGGCGGGCTGGTCCCACAGACGCTGTCGGCCACGGAGATGCGGGCGTCGTTCGCCGCGAACTGGCAGCCGTCGCCGAACCTGCGCCCGGTGGGGTCGGTCGAGGACACCGCGACCGATGGCAGGGTGCCCGTGCGGGTCTACCGGCCGCAGGGCGATGGCCCGTTCCCGGTGCTGGTGTGGTTCCACGGCGGCGGCTGGGTCATCGGCTCGCTGGACGAGAACGAGGCCACCTGCCGCGTGCTCTGCGCGTCGGTCGGCGCGGTCGTGGTGTCGGTGGACTACCGGCTCGCGCCGGAGCACCGGTTCCCGGCCGCCGCCGAGGACGCCTACGCCGCTCTGGTGTGGGCGGCGGGACTGGACGGCGTCGACGGGTCGCGGGTCGCGGTGGCGGGGGAGAGCGCGGGCGGCAACCTGGCCGCCGTCGCGTCGCTGATCTCCCGCGATCGCGGTGGCCCGGCGATCGCGCTGCAGGTTCTGGCCGCACCGGTCACCGCCCCGCCGGGCGACCGGCCGTCCTATGTGGACTTCGCGACCGGCCATTTCCTCGACCGCGCCAGCATGGAGTGGTTCTTCGAGCAGTACCCGGCCGCGCCCGCGGACCTGGAGTCGCCCTACCTGTCGCCGCTGTTGGCGCCGGACCTGTCCGGGCTGCCGCCCGCGCTCGTCATGACCGCCGAGTTCGACGTCCTGCGCGACGAGGGCGAGCAGTACGCCCACCGGCTGCTCGACGCGGGCGTGCCGGTCGAACTGGTCCGCTACGACGGCCAGATCCACGGATTCTTCGCCCTGCTGGTCGACCAGCTCAGCATCAGCTCCACCGCACACGAGCGGGCCGCGGCCGCACTGCGCCGCGCGTTCGCCGGAAAGGCAACCGCATGA
- a CDS encoding N,N-dimethylformamidase beta subunit family domain-containing protein: MARLVDHTHAAVVGYTDRLNYAPGETVAVSASSVDPDVTMRLLRVDHDGANPVHTPLTDPVAVSVPHQSIDHGSYGHVSRPPDLGAAVTFAVWVWPTALPADRAGLVSQGDADDGPHAELALLADGRVEFACRTDSGIVRATGPALRLRRWYRVVGSHGADGVRVTVTPRDRLTDEEPVHETVAPGGGALVAGAAPLLLAARFVDGVRTGHLDGKLASPMVFDRVSDGADVPRAHWDLAHGIAGDRMLEVVGGHHGTLRNHPLRAVTGPDWDGQVLDWRFADTGYGAVHFHSDDLSDCGWDAHRLDLPSDLPTGCYAVELASAAGTDRLPVFVRPVSRQADLCLVVPTLSYLAYALDHLFQPFAPEDPAEVAAPFARDNTLHSLYDRHTDGSGVATASLLRPLLGMRDDHVFRYTRSPHQYSEDLHLVGWLRRQGIAFDVVTDHDLHADPSILDGYRAVITGSHPEYWTTSMMDSAYAYLDAGGNLGYLGGNGAYWVTAIAPQAPHIAELRRGYSGVRTWECEPGELVLASTGEPGGLWAERGRSPHRLFGIGTTAAGMATGGSYGEIHSDHPVMAGVTAPLGDHGAVMGGAASFETDGIDPLLGSPPGVVLLARAMLGDNYMSGDTGPAIPHPLGDPVDRRRADLTWLDTPGGGAVFATGSIGWCGALSHAGDDNDVSRVTAAVLRRFGVGETKED, translated from the coding sequence GTGGCCAGACTCGTCGACCACACCCACGCCGCCGTCGTCGGCTACACCGACCGCCTCAACTACGCGCCCGGCGAGACGGTGGCCGTCTCGGCCAGCTCCGTCGACCCGGACGTGACCATGCGGCTGCTGCGCGTCGACCATGACGGGGCGAATCCGGTGCACACCCCGCTCACCGACCCGGTGGCGGTCTCGGTGCCGCACCAGAGCATCGACCACGGTTCCTACGGTCACGTCTCCCGGCCGCCCGACCTGGGCGCGGCGGTGACGTTCGCGGTGTGGGTGTGGCCCACGGCGCTCCCGGCCGACCGGGCGGGCCTGGTGAGCCAGGGTGACGCGGACGACGGCCCGCACGCCGAGCTGGCCCTGCTTGCCGACGGGCGTGTCGAGTTCGCCTGCCGTACCGACTCGGGGATCGTCCGGGCCACGGGGCCCGCGCTGCGGCTGCGGCGGTGGTACCGGGTCGTCGGGTCCCATGGCGCCGACGGCGTCCGGGTCACGGTGACCCCGCGCGACCGGCTGACCGACGAGGAGCCGGTCCACGAGACGGTGGCGCCCGGCGGCGGCGCGCTGGTCGCCGGGGCGGCCCCGCTCCTGCTGGCCGCACGGTTCGTCGACGGGGTCCGGACCGGTCACCTCGACGGCAAGCTGGCGAGCCCCATGGTCTTCGACCGGGTGTCCGACGGCGCCGACGTGCCGCGGGCGCACTGGGACCTCGCCCACGGCATCGCGGGCGACCGGATGCTGGAGGTGGTCGGCGGCCACCATGGGACGCTGCGCAACCACCCGCTGCGCGCGGTCACCGGACCCGACTGGGACGGGCAGGTGCTGGACTGGCGCTTCGCCGACACCGGCTACGGCGCCGTGCACTTCCACAGCGACGATCTGTCCGACTGCGGCTGGGACGCCCACCGCCTCGACCTGCCGTCCGACCTGCCCACCGGCTGCTATGCCGTCGAGCTGGCGTCGGCGGCGGGCACGGACCGGCTGCCGGTGTTCGTGCGACCGGTCTCCCGGCAGGCCGACCTGTGCCTGGTGGTGCCGACGCTGAGCTACCTAGCGTACGCGCTCGACCACCTGTTCCAGCCGTTCGCGCCGGAGGACCCGGCCGAGGTCGCCGCGCCGTTCGCCAGGGACAACACGCTGCACAGCCTGTACGACCGGCACACCGACGGCAGCGGCGTGGCCACCGCGTCGCTGCTGCGGCCGCTGCTGGGGATGCGCGACGACCACGTGTTCCGCTACACCCGGTCCCCGCACCAGTACAGCGAGGACCTGCACCTGGTGGGCTGGCTGCGCAGGCAGGGCATCGCGTTCGACGTGGTCACCGACCACGACCTGCACGCCGATCCGTCCATTCTGGACGGCTACCGGGCCGTGATCACCGGCAGCCACCCCGAATACTGGACGACGTCCATGATGGACAGTGCCTACGCGTACCTCGACGCGGGTGGCAACCTCGGCTACCTCGGCGGCAATGGCGCGTACTGGGTGACCGCGATCGCGCCGCAGGCCCCGCACATCGCCGAGCTGCGCCGCGGGTACAGCGGTGTGCGGACCTGGGAGTGCGAGCCCGGTGAACTGGTGCTCGCCAGCACCGGCGAACCCGGCGGCCTGTGGGCCGAGCGTGGCCGCTCGCCGCACCGGCTCTTCGGCATCGGCACCACCGCCGCGGGCATGGCGACCGGCGGGTCCTACGGCGAGATCCACTCCGACCACCCGGTCATGGCCGGTGTCACCGCGCCGCTGGGCGACCACGGCGCCGTGATGGGCGGGGCGGCCTCGTTCGAGACCGACGGCATCGACCCGCTGCTCGGCAGCCCGCCCGGGGTGGTGCTGCTGGCCAGGGCGATGCTCGGCGACAACTACATGTCCGGCGACACCGGTCCGGCCATCCCGCACCCGCTCGGCGACCCCGTCGACCGGCGGCGGGCCGACCTGACCTGGCTGGACACCCCCGGCGGCGGCGCCGTGTTCGCCACCGGATCCATCGGCTGGTGCGGCGCGCTGTCGCACGCGGGCGACGACAACGACGTGTCCCGCGTGACCGCCGCCGTGCTGCGGCGGTTCGGCGTGGGCGAGACCAAGGAGGACTGA
- a CDS encoding SDR family NAD(P)-dependent oxidoreductase, which produces MARTVLVTGGAGGIGGAIAAAFAALGDRVAVADLDAEAAARHAAAIGGLGVALDVRDEASVRAAVATVGAELGPVDVCVHTAGVVGGGGPMADLPVDVLDTVLAVNVRGTFLVTRVVAAAMAGRGGAIVHISSAGAFQPTVGLGHYEATKAAVNALTRSAALEYAAQGIRVNAVAPGPVETPLTAAAMADPAAKAYWTDRIPLGRIATTDDIVPSVLLLADAAHITGTVLPVEGGQLLKG; this is translated from the coding sequence ATGGCGCGGACGGTCCTGGTCACCGGGGGCGCGGGCGGCATCGGCGGCGCGATCGCCGCCGCCTTCGCCGCCCTGGGAGACCGGGTCGCGGTAGCCGACCTCGATGCGGAGGCGGCCGCGAGGCACGCCGCCGCGATCGGCGGGCTGGGCGTGGCGCTGGACGTGCGGGACGAGGCGTCGGTTCGGGCGGCCGTGGCCACGGTCGGCGCTGAGCTGGGGCCGGTGGACGTGTGCGTGCATACCGCCGGTGTCGTCGGTGGCGGCGGACCGATGGCCGACCTGCCCGTCGACGTGCTGGACACCGTGCTCGCCGTCAACGTCCGGGGCACCTTCCTGGTCACCCGGGTCGTCGCTGCGGCCATGGCCGGGCGCGGCGGGGCGATCGTCCACATCAGCTCGGCGGGCGCGTTCCAGCCGACCGTGGGCCTGGGTCACTACGAGGCCACCAAGGCCGCGGTCAACGCGCTGACCCGCTCCGCCGCGCTGGAGTACGCGGCCCAGGGCATCCGGGTCAACGCGGTGGCGCCGGGGCCGGTGGAGACGCCGCTGACCGCCGCCGCCATGGCGGACCCGGCGGCGAAGGCGTACTGGACCGACCGAATCCCGCTCGGCCGCATCGCGACCACCGACGACATCGTGCCGTCGGTCCTGCTGCTGGCCGATGCCGCGCACATCACCGGAACCGTGCTGCCCGTGGAGGGCGGCCAACTGCTGAAGGGCTGA
- a CDS encoding methyltransferase codes for MTDPTPLVAAASGFMAAKQLFAAAELGVFAALPGTSAEVAARAGLPERSTRILADAMVGMGLVSYSDGVYANTEVTSAYLAGGDGLDLRPWLAFWDTMSYPHWQHYTESMRTAKPGPFVLDESNMAAFMGGVQTYNSLHAVQLAEVYDFSPHTNVLDLGGLSTAFLTEAARQVPGLRGSFVTTADFLDMVRGTLPADVADRITFAEADPLTDAVPGTYDAVLLEHVIHRFDAEQNRTILRAARGAVEPGATLLVLDFLLDAADGRGLDPVLAGEYLVIDGTVVYPEDEVRGWLAETGWRVSEVRAVPGSPRVVIAEAV; via the coding sequence ATGACCGACCCGACCCCGCTGGTGGCCGCCGCGTCCGGCTTCATGGCGGCCAAGCAGCTCTTCGCCGCCGCCGAGCTCGGCGTGTTCGCCGCGCTGCCCGGCACGTCGGCCGAGGTGGCCGCGCGCGCGGGCCTCCCAGAGCGCTCGACCCGCATCCTGGCCGACGCCATGGTCGGCATGGGCCTGGTGTCCTATTCGGACGGTGTCTACGCGAACACCGAGGTCACCTCGGCCTACCTCGCCGGTGGCGACGGCCTGGACCTGCGGCCGTGGCTGGCGTTCTGGGACACCATGTCCTACCCGCACTGGCAGCACTACACCGAGTCGATGCGCACGGCGAAGCCTGGCCCGTTCGTGCTGGACGAGTCGAACATGGCCGCCTTCATGGGCGGCGTGCAGACCTACAATTCGCTGCACGCGGTGCAACTCGCCGAGGTCTACGATTTCTCCCCGCACACCAACGTGCTTGACCTGGGCGGCCTGTCGACCGCGTTCCTCACCGAGGCGGCCCGGCAGGTGCCCGGGCTGCGCGGCTCGTTCGTCACCACGGCCGACTTCCTCGACATGGTCCGGGGCACGCTGCCCGCCGACGTCGCCGACCGGATCACCTTCGCCGAGGCCGACCCGCTGACCGACGCCGTGCCCGGCACCTACGACGCGGTGCTGCTGGAGCACGTGATCCACCGCTTCGACGCCGAGCAGAACCGGACCATCCTGCGGGCCGCGCGCGGCGCCGTCGAGCCGGGCGCGACGCTGCTGGTGCTGGACTTCCTGCTCGACGCCGCCGACGGACGCGGGCTCGACCCCGTGCTGGCGGGGGAGTACCTGGTCATCGACGGGACCGTGGTGTACCCGGAGGACGAGGTGCGCGGCTGGCTGGCCGAGACCGGCTGGCGGGTGTCCGAGGTCCGAGCCGTCCCGGGCAGCCCGCGCGTCGTGATCGCCGAGGCCGTCTGA
- a CDS encoding zinc-binding dehydrogenase, with protein MRPTVTKAAVLRAFNAPLELTELPLPEELPAGAAIVRITRTTLCGTDAHLWQGVMPFVALPIVLGHEMAGEVVALGSPDERDAVGRPVVIGSRIVWSESVCGHCHGCAVLREPVLCVERGYGFAQRADQWPYVVGGLAEYVYVPPGAHRLVLADDMPDTWAASAGCAVKTVVRAFANAGGVEPGSTVVVQGAGPLGLVGTALARAAGAGQVITLGAPANRLDLAKAYGADTAIDVTAVPDADERVAMVEELTGARGADLVLDFAGAPSANREGVLMCGQRGTHVVVGLAGPHASAVPMDVVMSREIRVVGSLNGDVGDLARALRFLAAFSGRFDWDAMYGDPVGLAGADQAIKDMASMAAVKAVVDPGMEM; from the coding sequence ATGAGACCGACCGTGACCAAGGCGGCCGTGCTGCGCGCGTTCAACGCGCCGCTGGAGCTCACCGAGCTGCCCCTGCCCGAGGAGCTGCCTGCGGGCGCGGCGATCGTGCGAATCACCCGGACGACGCTGTGCGGCACCGACGCGCACCTGTGGCAGGGCGTCATGCCGTTCGTGGCGCTGCCGATCGTGCTCGGGCACGAGATGGCTGGCGAGGTGGTGGCCCTCGGGTCGCCGGACGAGCGCGACGCGGTGGGCAGGCCGGTGGTGATCGGCAGCCGGATCGTGTGGTCGGAGTCGGTCTGCGGGCACTGCCACGGCTGCGCCGTGCTGCGTGAGCCGGTGCTGTGCGTCGAGCGTGGCTACGGCTTCGCCCAGCGCGCCGACCAGTGGCCCTACGTGGTCGGCGGCCTGGCCGAGTACGTCTACGTGCCGCCTGGCGCGCACCGGTTGGTGCTCGCCGACGACATGCCCGACACGTGGGCGGCCTCGGCGGGCTGCGCGGTCAAGACCGTGGTGCGCGCCTTCGCCAACGCGGGCGGCGTCGAGCCCGGCTCGACCGTCGTCGTCCAGGGCGCGGGCCCGCTGGGCCTGGTCGGCACCGCGCTGGCCCGGGCGGCGGGCGCGGGTCAGGTGATCACCCTGGGCGCCCCGGCGAACCGGCTGGACCTGGCCAAGGCCTACGGCGCGGACACCGCGATCGACGTGACGGCCGTGCCGGACGCCGACGAGCGGGTGGCGATGGTCGAGGAGCTGACCGGAGCCCGCGGCGCCGACCTGGTGCTGGACTTCGCGGGCGCGCCCAGCGCCAACCGCGAGGGCGTGCTGATGTGCGGGCAGCGCGGGACGCACGTCGTGGTCGGCCTGGCCGGTCCGCACGCGTCCGCGGTGCCGATGGACGTGGTGATGAGCCGCGAGATCAGGGTCGTCGGCTCACTCAACGGCGACGTGGGCGACCTCGCCCGCGCGCTGCGCTTCCTGGCCGCCTTCAGCGGCCGGTTCGACTGGGACGCCATGTACGGCGACCCAGTGGGCCTGGCCGGTGCGGACCAGGCGATCAAGGACATGGCGTCGATGGCCGCGGTGAAGGCCGTCGTCGACCCCGGAATGGAGATGTGA